The window GCGATGAGCGGCGGCAAGGGGGACGACCCCCTCGGCGCCCACCGCGAACTCGCCCGGCTCTCCCCCGCCCGGCTGGACTGGCGGGCGCAACTGTGGCGTTTTCTGGCGCGGACTCCGGTGGATTTCGGGGGCTTCGACCGCCGCTTCGTGGGGCGCGGGCTGTACCTGGAGGCGCTGGACGACGAGTCGCTGACCGCCCTCGTCGCCGTGGACACCTCGGGCAGCGTGGACGACGAGGCGGTGCGGGCCCTGGTCGCAGAGGTGCAGGGCGTTCTCGGCGCCTACCCGCACGTCAAGGCCATCCTCTACTACGCGGACACGGAGGCCTACGGTCCCTTCGAGCTGCGGCCTGGCGACGCGATCCCGCAGCCGCAGGGGGGCGGCGGCACCGACTTCCGGCCCATCTTTGAGCTCAGCGAGACGCACGAGCCCGATGTGCTGGTCTACCTGACGGACGGCTACGGGGACTTTCCTGAGCAGGCGCCGAGGATGCCGACCCTCTGGGTGGTGCCCCCCGGCGGGCTGGAGGACGAGGGCTTTCCCTTCGGGGACGTGCTGCGGCTGGGGGAGTAGGCGGCTTCCTTACAGTTCGGGGCTCGACCGGGGCGAACACTGGCCCGCATGAGGCTGCACCTATGAGAGTGGGCATCATCGGTTCCGGCATGGTCGGCCAGACGCTCGCGGCCGATCTGGTAAGGCTCGGGCACGCGGTCGTGACCGGCACGCGCGGCCCGGGCAAACTGGAAGCCTTCGTGGCGGAGCATTCGGGCGTGCGCGCCGCTTCCAACGCCGAGGCCGCCGCCTTCGGGGAGATGGTCCTCCTGGCGACGAACTGGGAGGGCACGCGGGAGGCTCTCGACCTCGCGGGGCCGGGGAACCTGAACGGCAAGGTCGTGGTGGACATCACCAACCCGCTGGACTTCTCGACCGGACGGCCCGCCCTCGCTCTGAGCTGGAACACCTCGGCGGGCGAGCAGGTGCAGGGCTGGATTCCGGGCGCGCGGGTGGTCAAGGCGCTCAATACCGTCACGGCCGACGCGATGCTCAAGCCCCGGGAGTTCACCGGTGGGGAGCCGGACATGTTCATCGCCGGGAACGACGCGGCGGCAAAGGGGGAGGTCACGCAACTCCTCGAAAGCGTCGGCTGGGGCGTCGTTGATCTGGGCGACATCACCATGAGCCGCCTTATCGAGCCGCTCGCCCTGATCTGGATCACGCACGGCTTCAACTTGGGCTGGACGAAACGCAACCACGCCTTCAAGCTGCTGAACCGCTGAGGGGTGCCCGCGGCCCTATCCTGGCCCGCATGATCCGCCCCGACTCCTTCGTGCCGTCGGCGCGCTTGGCTCCCTCTGCCGACGCGCTGCTCTTCATCTTCCAGGAAGGCCGCCTCCTGTTGCGGGAGGACGGCACGTTGCCACAGGGCCACGTGGAGGACTTCAGCGTTGACCTCGTGAACCCGCTGGGAATGCTGGACGGTCGGCCCGTCTTCGGCGCGAGGCTGGTGGGCGAGGTGCCGACGGGGTTCATGCTCCGGCCCCTGCGCGGCGTGTACGGCACCCTGTCCGAAGACCTCTTCGGCCTCGCGGGGTACGCCATGCAGATTGTGGAGTGGGACCGCACCCACCGCTTCTGCGGCGCCTGCGCGACGCCGACCGTCCGCTCGGAGCGGGAAACGTCGAAAGTGTGCCCCAACTGCGGCCTGACCGCTTACCCACGGGTTGCCCCCGTGGTCATGGTGCTCGTCACGCGCGGGGAGGGCAGGGACCGGGAACTCCTGCTCGCCCGCGGCCCGCACTTCGCCCCCGGGATGTACTCGGCGCTGGCGGGCTTCGTCGAGCCGTCCGAGACGCTGGAACACGCCTGCCACCGCGAGGTGCGCGAGGAGGTGGGGGTGGAGATCACCGGGTTGCGCTACCGCTTCAGCCAGCCGTGGCCCTTTCCGCACTCGCTGATGATCGCCTTCACCGCCGAGTACGCGGGCGGCGACCTCGCACTCCAGCCGGAGGAGATCGAGGACGCGGGGTGGTACAGGGTCGGGAGCCTTCCCACCCTGCCCCCGCCCTTCAGCATCGCGCGCCGACTGATCGAGACAGTGGCGCAGGGGGAATGAACCACCGTCCCCCCGCGTGCCCTCTGCCATAGTGGGCGTCATGACCTTCCTGGACCTGGGTTCCCGCACGCTGACGGCGCTGAGCGTGGAGGACGCGCTGGCGGCGGCGGGAGCGGCGCGGGCCACCGCCGAGACGCTCGCCGGGCTGAGCGCCCACCCGGACAGCCGGGTGCGGGCCCTCGTCGCCCGGCATCCCAACACGCCCGTCGAGGTGCTGGGGACGCTCGCGCCCCTCTTCGCGCGCGAGGTGCTGGCGAATCCCGGCCTGCCGCTCATGCGCCTCGCCCGCCCGAACCTGCTGAATGTGTTCCCCGCCGAAGGCGTGATCGCGCTGCTGTCTCAGCCGGGCGCGCCCGGCTGGGTCCTTGACGGCGCGGCCCGGCACGAGGACTTCGGGGTGCGGGCGGCGCTGGCGGCAAGACCGGACTTGACGCCGCAGCGGGTCGCGGCCCTCGCCCAGGACGCCGGGTGGCAGGTGCGCGAGGCGGTGGCGAAACGGCCCGGCCTGCCCGAGCCCCTGGTCCGGCAACTCGCCGCCGATGACGACTACGACGTGCGGAAGGCGGTGGCCACCCGCCCCGACCTGCCCGGCGACGTGCTGCGGACCCTGGTGGGGGACGCCCACGGCATCGTGCGGGCCAGCGTCGCCCGGCGCCTCGACCTCCCGCTCGACTGCATGCTGACCCTGGGGGCCGACGACGACGGGGACGTGCTCGCCACCCTGGCCCGGCGGGTGGACCTGCCCCGCAACGTGCGCGAGTGGCTCGCCGGGAACGAGTCACCGGTCGTACGCGCGGCGGCCCTCCAGGCCTGGAGCGTGCCCGCCGTCTGGCTGGACCGCGCCGAACACGACGCCGACCCCGACGTGCGCGCCGCCCTCGCCCGCCGCCCGGATGCCGGAGCCGAGCGGCTGACCCGCCTGGCGGGGGACGAGTCCGAGACCGTGCGCCGCGCCCTGCTGGAGCGGAGCGACCTCCCCGAGGAAGCGATTCTCGCCCTCGCCCGCTCGCCCGAGCAGGACATCCGGCTGCACGTCGCCAGTGCCGAGGGCCTGACGGGTCCCGTCCTCGACGCCCTGCTGGGGGACCCCGATTCCGCCGTTCGCACCATCCTCGCCGTACGCCCGGACCTGGGCCAGGAACGCCTCGCCCGCCTCGCCGCCGACCCCGACGGGGAGGTACGCCGCGCGGTCGCCTACGCCGAGGCGCCCGGGGCGGCCATCCTGACCCGCCTGGCCGCCGACCCGAACGCGGGAGTACGCCGCGCCGCCGCCCGTCACCGCAACCTCCCCCCAGCCCTGCTCCCCGCCCTCGCCGCCGACCCGGACGAGGGAGTACGGCTGGCGGTGGCCGGGAGAGACGACCTGCCGGAGGCGGTGCGGGCGCAGCTTCAGAACGACCCCGACGAGAGCGTGCGGGCAGAGGTGGAGCAGGAAGCCCGTTGACAGAGGGGCGCAAGCCCCCCGGCTCTGCTCTTAGGGCAAGCTGGCGCTGGCCACCCCCCACCCGACCTCCCCCGCAAGGGGGGAGGAGCAACAGCGCCAAGGCTTTTGCTCTTTAAAACCGTCTATTGCGGACGGCCGATTCCCAACCTTCGGCTCGCTCTCGCACCGCCTTCACCACGTCGGCTCGCGCAGCGAGACGGTGGGCGAGCGGCTTGGAATGCAGCAAGATCAAACCTTACGCGCAGAAAGACGCGACCACGGGCGCGGCCGGCGAGCCCTTTGCCGAGCGCAGCGGAAAGCTCCCCCTGCCCCCTCTGGGGGTAGGGGGCTGGGGGGTGGGGGTAACCCGCAGCAAGACCCCCTGCCCCTCCCTTCCGCCAAACTGCCCGTATGACCGATATCCGTCTCCCCCTCGGCGGCCTGAAGTTCAGCGTCCGCGTCGCCATCCTGTGCGTGCGCGATGGCCGCCTGCTGGCAAATACCGCCGAAAACCTGGGCTTCTGGTTCCTCCCCGGCGGCGCCCTCTCGACCGATGAGGACGTGGCAACCTGCGCCGCCCGCGAGTGGGAGGAGGAGACGGGAACTCCCACCGGACCCCTGCGCCTCGTCGGCGTGCTGGAAAACTTCTTCGGCCCGCCCGAGAAGCGGCAGCACGAGCTCGGCTTTTACTTCCGCATGGAGGCGCCGCCCGAACTCCCCGACGAAGCATTCACGGTGCTGGACAATTCAGACGTGATCTGCGAGTGGGTGCCATTGGCCGAACTTTCCACCCGGCCCGTCTACCCGCTGGCGATTTCCGAGTTCCTGAACGCCGCCCCCGGAGAGGTCCGCCACCTCGTCGAGCGGAGCTGAGCCCTACACCCTCGTCAGATTGGCGAACTTCACGAGCAGCTTCTTGGTCCCCGCTGTCGGGAAGTGGACGGTGACCTCCTGCCGGTCGCCGACCCCTGCCACCGCCAACACCTGCCCCTCCCCGAACTTGGGGTGCGTGACCTTCTCGCCGCCCCGGTAGGCCATGCCCTCCGTCATGGGGCTGGTGTTCTTGACGGCGGGCCGGGCCGGGGCAGTCGGGCGGTAGTCCTTCCAGCTCTTCTGGCGGTAGTCGATGACCTGCCCGTAGGCGTCCACCGCGTCGAAGCCGCCCTCGATCTCCTCCAGAAAGCGGCTGTCCTCGGTGGCGAGCGTCTTGCCGTACTGCATCCGGTTTTGCGCGGCGGTCAGGAAGAGGCGCTCCATCGCCCGGGTGATGCCCACATAGAAGAGGCGCCGCTCCTCCTCGATGCCGCCCGGCTCGATCAGGGCGTTCTTGCTGGGGAGTAGGCCTTCTTCGGTGCCGACGATGAACACGGCGGGGAATTCGAGGCCCTTGGCGTTGTGCAGGGTCATGAGGGTCACGGCGTCCTCCGGCACGTCGCGGTTTTCCTGCTTGGCGCGCATGTCGTCCACGCTGGAGAGGAGCGCGGCGTCGTCCAGGAAATCCTGAATGGTGCCCTTGTTCGTCTGCGACCATTCCTCGGCCGCGTTGACGAGTTCTTCCAGGTTCTCCATGCGGACCTGGCCCTCCTGTCCTTCCTGACGCAGCAGGTCGAGATAGCCGCTCGTCTCGATCACGTAGCGCAGGAAGGGGCCGGGCTCGTAGTTGTCGGCGGCCTCGCTCATGGCCTGCATCAGCCCCGCGAACTCGACGGGCTTCTGCCCGCCCCGGTCGAGGATGTTCCGGTCGACGGCGTGTGCGCAGGCGGTCAGGATGGAGGTGCCGTTCACCCGCGCCCACTCCATCAGCCTCTCCAGCGCCGTGTCCCCGATCCCGCGCCGGGGCCGCCCGATGATGCGCCGCAGCGCCACGTCGTCGTCGGGGTTGATGGCGAGCCGGGCGTAGGCGAGGATGTCCCTGATCTCGCGGCGGTCGTAGAAGCCCACGCCGCCCACGATCTTGGCCGGAATCTGCACCCGCCGCAGCGACTCCTCGATCACGCGGGACTGCGCGTTCGTGCGGTACAGGATCGCCATATCCGAGAACTTCATCCCCTCGGCGTGCAGCCGCGTCAGCCACTCGGCCACGAAGTCGCCCTCCGAACGGTGGTCCGTCGCCCGGTGGAAGAGGACGGGGTGCCCCTCCTCCTTGACGGGCCGCAGCGTCTTCTCCAGCCGCTCGGAGTTGTTCTCGATGAGTTTGTTGGCGAGGCCGAGGACGCGGGCACTCGAACGGTAGTTATGTTCGAGCATGTAGACCTTGGCATCCGGGTAATCTTTCTGGAAGTCGAGGATGTTCTGAATGTCGGCGCCACGGAACTTGTAAATACTGTTGTGAACGAGAACTCCGTTGGCAACGTAAGAATGAGTCGGCGAAACAGTCAGATCGTAGACGGGACCTTCGTGGACCTCCTGGGCGATACTCTCCACGGCTGCCTCACGCAGTTGGCCGTTTTCGTGAACGAGGAGCCGCATACCCGGATGTAAGTGCGAGAGGGGCAGGAAGGCGTACATTTGCCCATCGACCAGAGCCTTCCGTTGCAGCTCTAGCCCACCGTCACGCGCCACCTGCCGCGCGTACTCCAGAGCCCCGGTGTAGTCCTTGCGGCTGACCTCCAGGCGGTAGCCGCCGCGCCCATTGGTGCGGACGGGATGCCCTGCCTGAGTCAGGCGTTCGGCCACGTCCGCCCGGTTGCTGCTCCACTGGATGCGGTGATAACCGACCAGCCCGCTCCGATGATCCGAGTACATGATCAGGTTCACGCTCTGACGCCGCAGGCCGTTCTGGGGGCGGTGGTGGGGAAACTCCGGGTGGAGGTGCAGGTCGGCCATCAGCCGCCCCGCGGCGCTCGCCGTATCCAGCTCGGAGAACAGCCGGGCGAGGTGCGGCTCGCTGAGGGCCAAGCTGCGGCCCACGCCATGAAAGAGGGCGGTGGGCAGGCCGTAGCGCGCGGCGTACAGCGCCTCCCAGTAGGCGGCGTCGGCACGGGAGTCGCAGACACGCAGCACCCACACCTTGTCGCCGTTCTCCTGATTCAGCCGCACCCGGTAGCCGTAGTCGGGCTTGCCCTCGCTGTTCTGCCGCGCCCCCACGGTGAGGCCGATCCGGTAGCCCCGGTCCTCGCGGTACATCAGGTACACGTACCACTGCCCCGCCATCGGCTCGTGCCGCGCCAGGACGACATGGTGGGGCGTGCCCCGCAGGGTGCGCCCACCCGCTGAGACTTTCCAGAGCGGTCCGGCCGAGTGCCCCCGTTTGACATGGGTGACGCGGGCAGGGATCAGGGTCTCTCCCCCACCCGTCCCGCACACGAGGTCCCCCTCCGCGATCTCCTCGATGGGTCGCTCCCCGTTCGGCGTGCAGATCAGCGTGCCGGGCGGGAGACACTGATCGGGGTCCCCAACGACCAATAAATTACGGTCCCGGCTTGCAAGCAGCCGCGTCAACTCATACTGCGCCTTGTTCGTATCCTGATACTCGTCCACATGAATAAACTTTGCCCGGTCCTGCACCCGGTCGAGGACGCCCGGAACTTCCTTAAAGAGCCGCACCGTTTCCGTAATCAAGTCACCGAAATCAATCGCGTTCTGGCCCTTCTTGCGGGCCTCATAGCGGCGGTAGGCCTCGGCGGCGGCCTCACGCGGCAGGCCGCTGATGAAGGGCTCGGGATTGCGGTCGAGGTCGGCGGGCGTGAGCAGGTTGCTCTTGGCCCGGTCGAGGATGCCGCGCAGCACGCGGGGGTTGGTGTCCGGGCCGATGCCGGGGATGGACCCCATGATCTCCTTGAGAAGGTCCATCTGGTCGTCGTCGTCGTAGATGACGAAGCCGCGCCGCAGGCCGATATGCTCGCCGTAGGCCCGCAGGATGCGGACGCCCGCCGAGTGGAAGGTGCTCATCCACAGCCGGTCGGCCCCCTGGACGAGGTGCTGAGCGCGCTCGCGCATCTCGGCGGCGGCCTTGTTGGTGAAGGTGACGGCCAGGATCTCGCCGGGGTCGGCCCCGTAGTGCCGGATCAGGTGGGCGATGCGGTAGACGAGGGTGCGCGTCTTGCCGCTGCCCGCCCCCGCGATCACCAGGGCGGGGCCGGTGTGGTGGTTGGCGGCCTGCGCCTGGTTGGGGTTGAGCTGGGACAGCAGGGGGGAATCGGGCAGGTCCGGCACGGTGGTCACCGGGGGATTCTAGCAGGGGGGGTTATGTCACTGGCGTAATGTGCATCCGGGCTGTCCCCTTCCCGGTGCCGCCTTTCGCCACGCCTAACCCTGTTAGCCTCGCCCCTATGGAACGCACGACGAGCATTGCCCTGGGCAGCGTGGTGGTGGCCGCCGTCGTGCTGGGCCTGAAGTTTCTCGCCTACCTGCTGACGGGTAGCGTGGCCCTGTACTCGGACGCGCTGGAGAGCATCATCAACGTGGCGGCGGCGCTGGCGGCCCTGATCGCCCTGCGGGTCGCGGCCCGGCCCGCCGACGCGAATCACCCCTATGGACACACCAAAGCCGAGTACTTCAGCGCCGTGGCCGAGGGTGTGCTCATCGTATTGGCGGCGGCCAGTATTGCCCGCGAGGCCTGGCCGGTCCTCCTCCATCCCCGGCCCGTCGAGGCGCCCTGGGCCGGGTTGCTGGTGAACGTGGGGGCGAGTGCGCTCAACGGCGTGTGGGCCGCCGTGCTGCTGCGGGCGGGGAGGGCGGCGCGGTCACCGGCCCTGCTGGCGGACGGGCGGCATATCCTGACCGACGTGGTGACGAGCGTGGGCGTGGTCGCCGGGGTGCTGCTCGCCCGGGTGACGGGGCTCTCGTGGCTCGACCCGGCGCTTGCGCTCCTGGTCGCCGTGAACATTCTGTGGAGCGGCTGGGGCCTGATCCGCGAGAGTGTGGGCGGCCTGATGGACGCCAGCGTAGACCCCACCACCGAGGCCCGCATTCGCCACGCCATGAGCGAACACGCCGAGGGTGCCCTGGAGATGCATGACCTTCGGACCCGGCACGCCGGGCGCCTCACCTTTATCGAGTTCCACCTCGTCGTGCCGGGGGAAATGACGGTCACCCAGGCCCACGCGATCTGCGACCGGTTGGAGGAAGCCCTCCAGGCCGAGACACCGGGCGCCCACGTTACCATCCATGTGGAGCCACAGGAGCAGGCCAAGCACCACGGGGTCCTGGTGTTGTGAACGGAAAGCGGGCCGAGCTACGAATGCCCGGCCCCCTCATCCACACCATGGGCTGTCAATGCGCGCCCTCGCCCACCGTCTGGGTGTCGCCCATCTGGTCTTCCGGGCTGAAGGTCAGGCATTGGGCCATCTGCCCGCTGAAGTTGACCTCGATCTGCCCCGCCATGCATTGCTCGTTCTCGTTGTAGCGGCAGTTCGTCGCCCCACAACGGCTGACGACGCTCTTCTGCCCCTCGCCCTGCATGTTCCGCATGTCGTTCATGGCTCGGCCTCCTGCCCGCAGGGTGAACCGGGCGGGAGGCGGCGAAGGTAACCCAGCCCGCAAAATAAGGATTGGCTTACAATCCCGACTGTTCCAGGCAGGATTCCCCCAGTTCGGGCAGAGGAGCCTTGCCTGAACAGGATTTCCCCAGATGCTCGTTTCCAGACGGCCCGGCTGGCATGAGACCGGGTGAAAGCCCCGTCAGTTCAGCAGCGTGCCCCGGATACCCTGGGCGCAGGCGATCCGGTGGGCGACGGCCTGGGCGTCCAGCGTCCCGTGTTCCCGCAGCCCCGCGGCCACCACCTCCACCTCGGCCCAGGAGCGGCGCAGCAGGGCGCGGGCACGGGCCTCCAGCACCGTGAGTTGCGCGTCCAGCACCTCCAGTTCCTCGGGATCGCGGGTGGCGGAGGCGAGCAGGATTCGGGCATTGCGCTCGGGATTCCCCTCCCCGGGGGTCACCCCCAGCAGCCGGGCCATCGCCTCCCCTGCCAGCGCGACGAGCGCGACCTCCTCCCGCAGCCCGCGGTTCAGGACCAGGGCCTGCGGGTCAGGAGCGAGCGCGTAGGTCACGCCGGGTGACTCCTTCAGGTCCACCCGGACCAGCCGCAGCGACGCCCGGGGATGAAGGTGGGCCAGCACCACCTCCGCCGCCAGCAGCAGCGAGGCGGTGCGGAGGTCGCCGGGAAAAGGGGCCGGGGTCTGGAGGGTGGCAGGGGTGGGTCTGGTCATAGTCCCGAGTTCCAAGGTCAAGATAGGGAGCAGACCCTTGAAAACCAAGGGGGCGACTGTCCCCTGTCCACACAGGCGGGCCGTGCGCCCCCCTACACCTCCAGATCGCCGCGCTGCGGCTTGCGGAACTTTTCCTCCAGAAACCGCTGGTGGGTCAGCAGCTCCTGCCCGCCCGAGCGCAGGGCGGTGCCCAGGATGTCCTGCACGGCGTTCAGCAGGAGGTCGAGTTGCTCGCGCAGCAGGTCGCGGCCCGTCTTGCCGCCTTCGAGCGGTTGGCTGTTTGCCAGCGTGGGCGGGAGCTTCAGGTACGCCTGCACGGCGGTCGGCGCGTACTCGTCCCGCACGGCGCGGGCAAGGTAGGCGGCCTCGCTCCCCTGCTGGCCCAGGGCCTCCAGGTGGGTCAGGGCCTCGCGGGTCCGCAGGTCCAGGGCCGCGAGTTGCGCGCGGGCCTCCCCCGGCAGGCGCTCGTCGCGGGTGAAGGCGGCTAGGGAAGGAGCGGGGGCCGGGGCTGGGGGCGGGGCGCTGACCTCCGCCTCGCGCTCCATCCTTCGGAGCCGCTTGGCCTGCCGCCGGGCCTCGCGGCGCGCGGCGCGGGCCTCGACCCGGTCGGCCCAACCCCCGGAGAAGCCGCCCACCGGCAGGCCGCCCCCCTGCTCGGGCAGGGCCTGGGGCGCGGCCTGGGCCTCCTCCACCGCCCGCCCACTCTGGGCCGTCCATCCCGCCGTGGACACCCAGACGATCCCCATGACGAACAGCGGGAAGACCAGCCACCCCGCGCCCAGGGCCATGAAGAACAGACCCGCGATCAGGCCCGCCAGCAGCCCAGGCCAGCGGCGCTGCCACTGGTGGAAGGCCCGCGAGCCGAAGAAGCCGAGCAGCATTCCTGCCGCCGGGTGAACGACCCAACTCGCGCCCAGCACCGCCAGCAGCACGATCAATCCCGCCGCCAGCGCCACAGGCTGCCACATCCGGCCCCGCCGCGAGAAGATGACCGATCCCCAGAAGGCCAGCGCCATCGCCGCCAGCGGATGGACCACCCAGCCCACCATGCCCGCCAACGCACTCAACGCTTCCATAGCGGCTCTTCCCGGCGATGCGCTGCCCCCGCGAACTCGAACATGCCCCACCTTACGCCCCCGGGCGGGCGAAAGTTTCCGCCAAAAGGTGGAGGGGCCGAAAGGCACATGGCTCCGGCCCCTCCCACCCCTGGTCAGCGGGAAACCCCCGGGGCAGCCCGGGGGTCTTTTCGCTTCGCTCGGCCCTGGCGGGCGGCGATTACTTGCGGAAGCTGGGGTTCAGAATCTTCTTCCGCAGCCGGATGCTCTGGGGCGTCAGCTCCACCAGCTCGTCCTCGGCGATGTACTCCAGGGCGTCTTCCAGGCTCAGGCGGCGCGGGGGGATCAGCGTCAGGGCCTCGTCGGCGCCCGCCGAGCGGATGTTCGTGAGCTTCTTGTTCTTGCAGACATTCACGTTCATGTCCTGCTCGCGGGCGTTCTCACCGACGATCATGCCCACGTACACTTCCGTGCCCGCGTCGATGAAGA is drawn from Deinococcus aerius and contains these coding sequences:
- a CDS encoding vWA domain-containing protein, which translates into the protein MTPPDFGHLISGSRLRLRGKSAFFATLLLHAEFVPSREVAAAGTDGERVYVNPEVAASLPPDVLDGLLLHEVLHAALSHVERRGPREKKRWNKAADTIVNGMVAAAGLPIPPQAARDEHLEKLSVEEVYTALEGQESEEGEEDSDDLLDGPPSDAPPKGGKPGQNVARQWQQALAQARSVGAMSGGKGDDPLGAHRELARLSPARLDWRAQLWRFLARTPVDFGGFDRRFVGRGLYLEALDDESLTALVAVDTSGSVDDEAVRALVAEVQGVLGAYPHVKAILYYADTEAYGPFELRPGDAIPQPQGGGGTDFRPIFELSETHEPDVLVYLTDGYGDFPEQAPRMPTLWVVPPGGLEDEGFPFGDVLRLGE
- a CDS encoding NADPH-dependent F420 reductase → MRVGIIGSGMVGQTLAADLVRLGHAVVTGTRGPGKLEAFVAEHSGVRAASNAEAAAFGEMVLLATNWEGTREALDLAGPGNLNGKVVVDITNPLDFSTGRPALALSWNTSAGEQVQGWIPGARVVKALNTVTADAMLKPREFTGGEPDMFIAGNDAAAKGEVTQLLESVGWGVVDLGDITMSRLIEPLALIWITHGFNLGWTKRNHAFKLLNR
- the nudC gene encoding NAD(+) diphosphatase, producing the protein MIRPDSFVPSARLAPSADALLFIFQEGRLLLREDGTLPQGHVEDFSVDLVNPLGMLDGRPVFGARLVGEVPTGFMLRPLRGVYGTLSEDLFGLAGYAMQIVEWDRTHRFCGACATPTVRSERETSKVCPNCGLTAYPRVAPVVMVLVTRGEGRDRELLLARGPHFAPGMYSALAGFVEPSETLEHACHREVREEVGVEITGLRYRFSQPWPFPHSLMIAFTAEYAGGDLALQPEEIEDAGWYRVGSLPTLPPPFSIARRLIETVAQGE
- a CDS encoding NUDIX hydrolase, whose protein sequence is MTDIRLPLGGLKFSVRVAILCVRDGRLLANTAENLGFWFLPGGALSTDEDVATCAAREWEEETGTPTGPLRLVGVLENFFGPPEKRQHELGFYFRMEAPPELPDEAFTVLDNSDVICEWVPLAELSTRPVYPLAISEFLNAAPGEVRHLVERS
- a CDS encoding UvrD-helicase domain-containing protein translates to MTTVPDLPDSPLLSQLNPNQAQAANHHTGPALVIAGAGSGKTRTLVYRIAHLIRHYGADPGEILAVTFTNKAAAEMRERAQHLVQGADRLWMSTFHSAGVRILRAYGEHIGLRRGFVIYDDDDQMDLLKEIMGSIPGIGPDTNPRVLRGILDRAKSNLLTPADLDRNPEPFISGLPREAAAEAYRRYEARKKGQNAIDFGDLITETVRLFKEVPGVLDRVQDRAKFIHVDEYQDTNKAQYELTRLLASRDRNLLVVGDPDQCLPPGTLICTPNGERPIEEIAEGDLVCGTGGGETLIPARVTHVKRGHSAGPLWKVSAGGRTLRGTPHHVVLARHEPMAGQWYVYLMYREDRGYRIGLTVGARQNSEGKPDYGYRVRLNQENGDKVWVLRVCDSRADAAYWEALYAARYGLPTALFHGVGRSLALSEPHLARLFSELDTASAAGRLMADLHLHPEFPHHRPQNGLRRQSVNLIMYSDHRSGLVGYHRIQWSSNRADVAERLTQAGHPVRTNGRGGYRLEVSRKDYTGALEYARQVARDGGLELQRKALVDGQMYAFLPLSHLHPGMRLLVHENGQLREAAVESIAQEVHEGPVYDLTVSPTHSYVANGVLVHNSIYKFRGADIQNILDFQKDYPDAKVYMLEHNYRSSARVLGLANKLIENNSERLEKTLRPVKEEGHPVLFHRATDHRSEGDFVAEWLTRLHAEGMKFSDMAILYRTNAQSRVIEESLRRVQIPAKIVGGVGFYDRREIRDILAYARLAINPDDDVALRRIIGRPRRGIGDTALERLMEWARVNGTSILTACAHAVDRNILDRGGQKPVEFAGLMQAMSEAADNYEPGPFLRYVIETSGYLDLLRQEGQEGQVRMENLEELVNAAEEWSQTNKGTIQDFLDDAALLSSVDDMRAKQENRDVPEDAVTLMTLHNAKGLEFPAVFIVGTEEGLLPSKNALIEPGGIEEERRLFYVGITRAMERLFLTAAQNRMQYGKTLATEDSRFLEEIEGGFDAVDAYGQVIDYRQKSWKDYRPTAPARPAVKNTSPMTEGMAYRGGEKVTHPKFGEGQVLAVAGVGDRQEVTVHFPTAGTKKLLVKFANLTRV
- a CDS encoding cation diffusion facilitator family transporter is translated as MERTTSIALGSVVVAAVVLGLKFLAYLLTGSVALYSDALESIINVAAALAALIALRVAARPADANHPYGHTKAEYFSAVAEGVLIVLAAASIAREAWPVLLHPRPVEAPWAGLLVNVGASALNGVWAAVLLRAGRAARSPALLADGRHILTDVVTSVGVVAGVLLARVTGLSWLDPALALLVAVNILWSGWGLIRESVGGLMDASVDPTTEARIRHAMSEHAEGALEMHDLRTRHAGRLTFIEFHLVVPGEMTVTQAHAICDRLEEALQAETPGAHVTIHVEPQEQAKHHGVLVL
- a CDS encoding DUF1540 domain-containing protein, whose protein sequence is MNDMRNMQGEGQKSVVSRCGATNCRYNENEQCMAGQIEVNFSGQMAQCLTFSPEDQMGDTQTVGEGAH